In the Lates calcarifer isolate ASB-BC8 linkage group LG24, TLL_Latcal_v3, whole genome shotgun sequence genome, one interval contains:
- the uba5 gene encoding ubiquitin-like modifier-activating enzyme 5 — protein sequence MATVEELKLRVRELENELIKCKQKQCAMEDALHRPKIDKMSAEVVDSNPYSRLMALKRMGIVDDYEKIRTFTVAVVGVGGVGSVTAEMLTRCGIGKLLLFDYDKVELANMNRLFFQPHQAGLSKVEAAEHTLRNINPDVSFETHNYNITTMENFTHFMDRISHGGLEEGMPVDLVLSCVDNFEARMAINTACNELGQIWMESGVSENAVSGHIQLIIPGETACFACAPPLVVAANIDEKTLKREGVCAASLPTTMGVVAGILVQNVLKYLLKFGTVSYYLGYNAMQDFFPTMAMKANPQCNDHHCRRQQEEYKKKEAERPKVEVVVEEEEVVHEDNEWGIELVSEVTDAELQAATGIVPDLPEGITVAYTIPAEDTAHGETVEETEQSLEELMAQMRKM from the exons ATGGCGACGGTAGAGGAACTGAAGCTGCGCGTGAGAGAGCTGGAAAATGAACTAATAAAGTGCAAGCAGAAGCAGTGTGCCATGGAGGATGCACTTCACAGACCGAAAATAGACAAAATGAGCGCTGAAGTTGTGGATTCCAACCCTTACAG TCGTCTCATGGCTTTAAAGAGAATGGGTATCGTGGATGATTATGAG aaaatCCGGACATTTACAGTAGCTGTGGTTGGTGTTGGTGGAGTTGGCAGCGTGACAGCTGAAATGCTCACTAGATGTGGCATTGGTAAG CTGCTCCTCTTCGACTATGATAAAGTAGAGCTGGCCAATATGAACCGACTATTCTTCCAGCCTCACCAGGCTGGCCTTAGTAAAGTGGAAGCAGCAGAGCACACACTCAG AAACATCAATCCAGATGTGTCATTTGAGACCCACAATTATAATATTACCACCATGGaaaatttcacacatttcatgGATCGCATCAG TCATGGCGGACTGGAAGAAGGGATGCCAGTGGATTTGGTCCTGAGCTGTGTGGACAATTTTGAGGCCAGGATGGCCATTAATACA GCGTGTAATGAACTAGGTCAGATCTGGATGGAGTCTGGTGTCAGTGAGAATGCTGTATCAGGACACATCCAGCTCATCATTCCTGGAGAGACGGCCTGCTTTGCT TGTGCTCCTCCCCTGGTGGTAGCAGCTAACATTGATGAGAAGACCCTGAAGAGGGAaggtgtgtgtgctgccagCTTACCAACAACCATGGGTGTGGTCGCAGGCATCCTGGTCCAAAATGTCCTGaa GTATCTGTTAAAGTTTGGTACGGTCAGTTATTATCTTGGCTACAACGCCATGCAGGACTTCTTTCCCACCATGGCCATGAAAGCCAACCCCCAGTGTAATGACCACCACTGCAGGAGACAGCAGGAAGAgtacaag aaaaaagaggcagagcGACCCAAGGTGGAAGTTGTagtggaagaggaagaggttgTACATGAGGACAATGAGTGGg GTATTGAACTAGTATCAGAGGTGACTGATGCAGAGCTGCAGGCTGCAACAGGCATTGTGCCTGACCTCCCAGAAGGCATCACTGTGGCTTACACCATTCCAGCTGAG GATACAGCACATGGGGAGACAGTGGAGGAGACCGAGCAGAGTCTAGAAGAGTTGATGGCTCAGATGAGAAAGATGTAA